In the Colwellia sp. 20A7 genome, one interval contains:
- a CDS encoding alpha/beta fold hydrolase, which produces MKVTWKRILTFSLLSITTMSWANADELTLENCHLGEIRSQVKCGKLEVPENYQKPDGDKITINFAVLPAIDDSEYKAPLMFLAGGPGQAAVELATGLNQVFREVRKTRDIILVDQRGTGESHPLSCDLEEEGSVYSTLTKDFKESDIVDCISQFEGDLSQFNSENAIRDFDSIRVALEHKKLNIYGGSYGTRAALVYMRMFPESLESVVLDSVGPIEVPIGLFGQSVARSFNLLVENCKKSESCNRAFPNLADEFDEVKARLAKAPVTLDIQHPRLGTPTKFKLDDNKFTNNLRMQLYSIRGRSLVPLIINQAYLGNYEPLIGLMASTEGEQQIYTGLHFNIVCNEDAPKISAEMKAIDVSNNFDNGSTSNLIFERICSLFPQYRPSDNFYQPVTANIPTLILSGNLDPVTPPSNGDYSAKSLPNSHHIIVENASHTVAMNTCANEIVNEFLTSKLPNKLDESCLKDIPQETFMTSVNGIQ; this is translated from the coding sequence ATGAAAGTAACTTGGAAAAGAATATTAACGTTCAGTTTACTGTCTATAACAACAATGAGTTGGGCAAATGCTGATGAATTAACGTTAGAAAATTGTCATTTAGGTGAAATACGTTCACAAGTAAAATGCGGCAAGCTTGAAGTACCAGAAAATTATCAAAAACCAGATGGTGATAAAATAACGATTAACTTCGCAGTATTGCCAGCAATTGATGATAGTGAATATAAGGCACCCTTAATGTTTTTAGCAGGTGGCCCAGGTCAAGCTGCGGTAGAACTTGCTACAGGGTTGAATCAAGTCTTTCGTGAAGTACGTAAAACACGCGATATTATTTTAGTTGATCAACGAGGTACTGGTGAAAGTCATCCTTTATCTTGTGACCTAGAGGAAGAGGGCAGTGTTTATAGTACGCTTACTAAAGACTTTAAAGAGAGTGATATTGTTGACTGTATTAGCCAGTTTGAAGGTGATTTAAGCCAGTTTAATTCAGAAAATGCTATTCGTGATTTTGATAGTATTAGAGTTGCTTTAGAACATAAAAAACTCAATATTTATGGCGGCTCTTACGGTACACGTGCTGCTTTAGTTTATATGCGAATGTTTCCCGAGTCACTTGAGAGCGTAGTATTGGATAGCGTTGGCCCTATTGAAGTGCCTATTGGCTTATTTGGTCAAAGTGTTGCTCGTTCATTTAACTTATTAGTAGAAAACTGTAAAAAAAGTGAATCATGTAATAGAGCCTTTCCTAATTTAGCCGATGAGTTTGACGAAGTGAAAGCGCGTTTAGCCAAAGCCCCCGTAACCCTTGATATTCAACACCCACGGTTAGGAACGCCAACAAAATTCAAGCTCGATGATAATAAATTTACTAACAATTTACGTATGCAGTTATACAGCATAAGAGGTCGTTCTTTAGTGCCGTTAATTATCAATCAAGCTTATTTAGGTAACTATGAGCCATTAATCGGCTTAATGGCTAGCACCGAAGGTGAACAACAAATTTATACTGGTTTGCATTTTAATATTGTTTGTAATGAAGATGCGCCCAAAATATCAGCGGAAATGAAAGCAATAGATGTGAGTAATAATTTTGATAATGGCAGTACTAGTAATCTTATTTTTGAAAGAATATGTTCACTGTTCCCACAATACCGACCAAGCGATAACTTCTATCAACCGGTTACTGCTAATATTCCTACTTTGATTTTATCGGGAAATTTAGACCCAGTAACACCACCAAGTAATGGTGATTACTCAGCTAAGTCATTGCCTAATAGCCACCATATTATTGTTGAAAATGCTTCGCATACTGTTGCAATGAATACATGTGCTAATGAGATAGTTAACGAATTTTTAACGAGTAAGTTACCTAATAAACTTGATGAGTCTTGTTTGAAAGATATTCCTCAAGAGACTTTTATGACAAGTGTTAACGGCATTCAGTAA